Proteins from one Triticum aestivum cultivar Chinese Spring chromosome 7A, IWGSC CS RefSeq v2.1, whole genome shotgun sequence genomic window:
- the LOC123148430 gene encoding cell division cycle protein 27 homolog B isoform X1 — protein METLMVDRVHSSLRLFMNRNAVFLCERLCAQFPAETNVQLLATCYLHNNQPYAAYHILKGKKLPESRYLFAISCFRMNLLREAEETLCPVNEPNVEVPSGATGHYLLGLIYRYTGRVAAAAEQFTQALTLDPLLWAAYEELCILGVAENANECFTEATALRLQQEQTSTSNLEKSNFVNENRVLSPNVSASLVDISPKHIKQLPANNAAEVPGYPHLRATALHVQNSVQSNVGQFDSPSPTVTQTSGIVPPPLFRNLHAYQNTTSGDAPAKPKVNAVNQPPRRKYLDEARLKKVTGRLFNPSGDSVPRRSARLSRDTPINSNSNISQFGGNGSDHSSGKLRVNSSTSSKLCSTAIRSVQVRKGKPRATENFDEGSRYEAVDEMWTDNIAATSSSLSIAEGRYFEQDKAERTLSQDSKMATGIRELLGLLRTLGEGYRLSCLFKCQEALEIYRKLPEPQFNTGWVLCQVGKAYFELVDYLEADHFFELAHRLSPCTLEGMDIYSTVLYHLNEEMRLSYLAQELISVDRLSPQAWCAVGNCFALRKDHETALKNFQRAVQLDSRVAYAHTLCGHEYSALEDYENSVKFYRCALQVDERHYNAWYGLGVVYLRQEKFEFAEHHFRRAFQINPRSSVLMCYLGMALHALKRDEDALEMMEKAIFSDKKNPLPKYQKALILVGLQKYQEALDELEQLREIAPHESSMYALMGKIYKQLNILDKAVFCFGVALDLKPPAADLAIIKSAMEKVHLPDELMEDDDL, from the exons ATGGAAACCCTAATGGTGGACCGCGTCCACAGCAGCCTCCGCCTCTTCATGAACCGCAACGCCGTCTTCCTCTGCGAGCGCCTCTGCGCCCAGTTCCCCGCCGAG ACCAATGTGCAGTTGCTAGCGACTTGCTACCTTCACAACAACCAGCCCTATGCTGCATACCACATTTTGAAAG GTAAGAAGCTGCCGGAGTCTCGATACTTGTTTGCTATATCATGCTTTCGAATGAACCTACTGCGGGAAGCTGAAGAAACTCTGTGTCCAGTCAATGAACCAAATGTTGAG GTTCCAAGTGGTGCGACAGGACATTACCTTCTTGGACTAATTTACAG GTACACTGGCAGAGTGGCAGCTGCAGCCGAGCAATTCACACAAGCTTTGACTCTAGATCCTCTTTTGTGGGCGGCATATGAGGAATTGTGTATACTAG GAGTTGCTGAAAATGCAAATGAATGTTTTACGGAAGCAACTGCCCTACGTCTCCAGCAGGAACAAACATCTACATCAAATCTGGAGAAGTCAAACTTTGTCAATGAAAATCGAGTTCTATCTCCCAATGTATCAGCAAGCCTTGTGGATATCAGCCCTAAGCACATAAAACAATTGCCTGCTAACAACGCAGCTGAAGTGCCTGGTTATCCTCATCTAAGAGCAACCGCATTGCATGTGCAGAACAGTGTACAATCTAATGTAGGACAGTTTGACAGTCCATCACCAACTGTAACACAG ACTTCTGGCATCGTTCCACCACCACTCTTTAGGAATCTCCATGCCTATCAGAATACAACAAGTGGTGATGCTCCGGCCAAACCAAAGGTTAATGCAGTGAACCAACCACCTAGAAGAAAATACTTGGATGAAGCAAGGCTGAAGAAG GTGACTGGAAGACTCTTTAATCCGAGTGGTGATTCAGTACCTCGAAGAAGTGCAAGACTATCTAGGGATACTCCAATAAATTCGAATTCCAATATATctcagtttggaggaaatggatcAGATCACTCGTCAGGTAAATTGCGAGTAAACTcgtccacatcatcaaaattgtgTTCGACAGCCATACGTTCTGTGCAAGTTAGGAAAGGAAAGCCACGGGCTACAGAAAATTTTGATGAAG GAAGCAGGTATGAAGCTGTTGATGAGATGTGGACAGATAATATAGCAGCAACTTCATCTTCTTTAAGTATAGCTGAAGGAAGGTACTTTGAGCAAGATAAAGCTGAGCGAACCCTGTCACAAGACTCCAAAATGGCGACTGGTATCAGGGAGCTATTGGGACTTTTGCGGACACTTGGGGAAGGCTATAGGCTATCTTGCTTGTTTAAGTGCCAG GAAGCACTGGAAATCTACAGGAAACTCCCAGAGCCACAATTTAATACGGGATGGGTCTTATGCCAG GTTGGGAAGGCATATTTTGAATTGGTCGATTATTTAGAAGCTGATCATTTCTTTGAGTTAGCGCATCGATTATCACCGTGCACGTTGGAGGGAATGGACATATACTCTACTGTTCTTTAT CATTTGAATGAGGAAATGAGGCTAAGTTACCTTGCTCAGGAGCTTATTTCTGTTGATCGACTATCTCCTCAAGCATG GTGTGCAGTGGGAAATTGCTTTGCCTTGCGGAAAGATCATGAGACTGCTTTAAAGAACTTCCAGCGTGCTGTACAGCTTGACTCAAGAGTAGCATATGCTCACACTCTATGCGGTCACGA ATATTCTGCATTGGAGGATTACGAGAACAGTGTTAAATTCTACCGATGTGCACTTCAGGTAGATGAAAGGCACTACAATGCCTGGTATGGGCTTGGAGTAGTTTACCTTCGCCAGGAAAAGTTTGAGTTTGCTGAGCatcattttagaagggcatttcagataAATCCCCGTTCTTCTGTTCTTATGTGCTATCTTGGGATGGCCTTACATGCTCTAAAG AGAGATGAGGATGCATTGGAGATGATGGAGAAAGCCATATTTTCTGATAAGAAGAATCCACTTCCTAAGTATCAGAAGGCTTTAATTCTGGTAGGACTTCAAAAATATCAGGAGGCTCTGGATGAGTTGGAACAGCTAAGGGAGATTGCACCTCATGAGAGTAGTATGTATGCACTTATGGGCAAGATATACAAGCAACTCAATATTCTCGACAAGGCTGTATTTTGCTTTGGCGTTGCCCTTGATTTGAAACCTCCCGCTGCCGACCTTGCTATAATCAAG TCTGCAATGGAGAAAGTACACCTTCCAGATGAACTGATGGAGGATGATGACCTGTAA
- the LOC123148430 gene encoding cell division cycle protein 27 homolog B isoform X2, translated as METLMVDRVHSSLRLFMNRNAVFLCERLCAQFPAETNVQLLATCYLHNNQPYAAYHILKGKKLPESRYLFAISCFRMNLLREAEETLCPVNEPNVEVPSGATGHYLLGLIYRYTGRVAAAAEQFTQALTLDPLLWAAYEELCILGVAENANECFTEATALRLQQEQTSTSNLEKSNFVNENRVLSPNVSASLVDISPKHIKQLPANNAAEVPGYPHLRATALHVQNSVQSNVGQFDSPSPTVTQTSGIVPPPLFRNLHAYQNTTSGDAPAKPKVNAVNQPPRRKYLDEARLKKVTGRLFNPSGDSVPRRSARLSRDTPINSNSNISQFGGNGSDHSSGSRYEAVDEMWTDNIAATSSSLSIAEGRYFEQDKAERTLSQDSKMATGIRELLGLLRTLGEGYRLSCLFKCQEALEIYRKLPEPQFNTGWVLCQVGKAYFELVDYLEADHFFELAHRLSPCTLEGMDIYSTVLYHLNEEMRLSYLAQELISVDRLSPQAWCAVGNCFALRKDHETALKNFQRAVQLDSRVAYAHTLCGHEYSALEDYENSVKFYRCALQVDERHYNAWYGLGVVYLRQEKFEFAEHHFRRAFQINPRSSVLMCYLGMALHALKRDEDALEMMEKAIFSDKKNPLPKYQKALILVGLQKYQEALDELEQLREIAPHESSMYALMGKIYKQLNILDKAVFCFGVALDLKPPAADLAIIKSAMEKVHLPDELMEDDDL; from the exons ATGGAAACCCTAATGGTGGACCGCGTCCACAGCAGCCTCCGCCTCTTCATGAACCGCAACGCCGTCTTCCTCTGCGAGCGCCTCTGCGCCCAGTTCCCCGCCGAG ACCAATGTGCAGTTGCTAGCGACTTGCTACCTTCACAACAACCAGCCCTATGCTGCATACCACATTTTGAAAG GTAAGAAGCTGCCGGAGTCTCGATACTTGTTTGCTATATCATGCTTTCGAATGAACCTACTGCGGGAAGCTGAAGAAACTCTGTGTCCAGTCAATGAACCAAATGTTGAG GTTCCAAGTGGTGCGACAGGACATTACCTTCTTGGACTAATTTACAG GTACACTGGCAGAGTGGCAGCTGCAGCCGAGCAATTCACACAAGCTTTGACTCTAGATCCTCTTTTGTGGGCGGCATATGAGGAATTGTGTATACTAG GAGTTGCTGAAAATGCAAATGAATGTTTTACGGAAGCAACTGCCCTACGTCTCCAGCAGGAACAAACATCTACATCAAATCTGGAGAAGTCAAACTTTGTCAATGAAAATCGAGTTCTATCTCCCAATGTATCAGCAAGCCTTGTGGATATCAGCCCTAAGCACATAAAACAATTGCCTGCTAACAACGCAGCTGAAGTGCCTGGTTATCCTCATCTAAGAGCAACCGCATTGCATGTGCAGAACAGTGTACAATCTAATGTAGGACAGTTTGACAGTCCATCACCAACTGTAACACAG ACTTCTGGCATCGTTCCACCACCACTCTTTAGGAATCTCCATGCCTATCAGAATACAACAAGTGGTGATGCTCCGGCCAAACCAAAGGTTAATGCAGTGAACCAACCACCTAGAAGAAAATACTTGGATGAAGCAAGGCTGAAGAAG GTGACTGGAAGACTCTTTAATCCGAGTGGTGATTCAGTACCTCGAAGAAGTGCAAGACTATCTAGGGATACTCCAATAAATTCGAATTCCAATATATctcagtttggaggaaatggatcAGATCACTCGTCAG GAAGCAGGTATGAAGCTGTTGATGAGATGTGGACAGATAATATAGCAGCAACTTCATCTTCTTTAAGTATAGCTGAAGGAAGGTACTTTGAGCAAGATAAAGCTGAGCGAACCCTGTCACAAGACTCCAAAATGGCGACTGGTATCAGGGAGCTATTGGGACTTTTGCGGACACTTGGGGAAGGCTATAGGCTATCTTGCTTGTTTAAGTGCCAG GAAGCACTGGAAATCTACAGGAAACTCCCAGAGCCACAATTTAATACGGGATGGGTCTTATGCCAG GTTGGGAAGGCATATTTTGAATTGGTCGATTATTTAGAAGCTGATCATTTCTTTGAGTTAGCGCATCGATTATCACCGTGCACGTTGGAGGGAATGGACATATACTCTACTGTTCTTTAT CATTTGAATGAGGAAATGAGGCTAAGTTACCTTGCTCAGGAGCTTATTTCTGTTGATCGACTATCTCCTCAAGCATG GTGTGCAGTGGGAAATTGCTTTGCCTTGCGGAAAGATCATGAGACTGCTTTAAAGAACTTCCAGCGTGCTGTACAGCTTGACTCAAGAGTAGCATATGCTCACACTCTATGCGGTCACGA ATATTCTGCATTGGAGGATTACGAGAACAGTGTTAAATTCTACCGATGTGCACTTCAGGTAGATGAAAGGCACTACAATGCCTGGTATGGGCTTGGAGTAGTTTACCTTCGCCAGGAAAAGTTTGAGTTTGCTGAGCatcattttagaagggcatttcagataAATCCCCGTTCTTCTGTTCTTATGTGCTATCTTGGGATGGCCTTACATGCTCTAAAG AGAGATGAGGATGCATTGGAGATGATGGAGAAAGCCATATTTTCTGATAAGAAGAATCCACTTCCTAAGTATCAGAAGGCTTTAATTCTGGTAGGACTTCAAAAATATCAGGAGGCTCTGGATGAGTTGGAACAGCTAAGGGAGATTGCACCTCATGAGAGTAGTATGTATGCACTTATGGGCAAGATATACAAGCAACTCAATATTCTCGACAAGGCTGTATTTTGCTTTGGCGTTGCCCTTGATTTGAAACCTCCCGCTGCCGACCTTGCTATAATCAAG TCTGCAATGGAGAAAGTACACCTTCCAGATGAACTGATGGAGGATGATGACCTGTAA